Part of the Spirochaetales bacterium genome, GCATTATACCACGTTAATAAAAAAGAATAAAGGGCCGCAGGTCGACTTATAAAAAAAAGCGTAATGCTATTGACCGTCTTCACACTGTCGTACGTTATCAACCATCCTCGGGAACGGCTTTTGACAAATATAAAAAGAATCTCCTCCTTCACTTGCTTTTATACCTTGTTCAGAAAAATAATGGATTATTTTTTCCCCGAATCCTCTTCCCGTATTCCTTCGGCCTGTGCTTTGACTGACTTCACGGTATCGATTTCCGAATCCGAAAAAACGCTGTCAATATCGAGTATGATAATAAACGATTCTCCTTTCTTCCCCATCCCTTTGATAAACTCGGTGTTGAGAGTCGTTCCTATTTTTGGTACTTCCTCGATCTGGTCCGGTTCCAGTTCGATAACCTCCTGCACGGAATCCGCGAGGGCGCCCAAAACCGTGGTTTCCTTTCCAAACGATATTTCCATAACAATAATGCAGGTGTCGATACTTTGTTCGGTCTGTTCCATGCCGAACTTTAACCTCAGGTCGACAACCGGGACGACACTTCCCCGCAGATTTATCACCCCTCTCATAAAGTCAGGGGTTTTCGGTACTTTAGTGATTCTGGTAAAGTCGAGAATCTGTTGAATTTTCATTATATCCACCGCAAATACTTCATCTCCAAGAGTAAAAGTCAGACATTGAAATGATTTCACCTTTTCTGCAACGCTCATAGCCATTCTCCTTTCAAAAAAGTCTCATTCGCCCGGATATCATTTCGTTTTCGTGATGATGGCGGATTGCATACCCCGAATATCCGAAACCGCATCCACACCATCTTCATTCCACTAACGATACGATAATCCCCTTGCCGTTCACTCTTCCCCGTTACGGCACGAAGAGTGTCCACTATTAAACTCTATTTTTTTTTGTTTTCTTTTCAATAGGAATATAACTGAATAAACGCTAAGGAAAATGATGAATCCGATCATCCATTTCCTTAGTTGTATCGGTTAATGACGGTGATCTTATGTAACGGGGATTACCGGTACTTTGTTTTACTCATTCAGCCGCAGGTGACATATACCGTCACTTTATTCAGCGCGGGAGTTACTTCAATGTCATCCGAAAGCATGGAAACAAGCAGATATCCTTTATTCTTTACAGGAACCCGTGTATTGACGATACTTCTGTCGAGCATACCGTACTCGAATCCACCCCCCTGATCTTCTATTTCTATTTTGAATCGCGCCCCGGAACAATTCGAAATTCTGCACTTTATGAGATTATCGGTTTCGTTTTCATCATTTCCCACAATGGCAATAATGAGCAATTCACGTAAAACCAAGAGCAGGTTCATATACTGCCGTATGCCATACACTTTGAGAAATTTTTCGGTTTCCTGAACAACCCTGTTCACCATTCCAAGCTCGGAATATGAAATACAAAATGTAAACCCCGTATCGAGATTAACGAAAAAAACCATACCAATGTATAAGCAAAGAGTATGCCATGGATTAAATTATTAGTATTTCTTTATATTAACTAAAATTAAACATGGATAAAAAAATACGGGGTTATTCGTTCAACAACCTTTGTTGTAACCGTCCGTAAAAATATTGTAGTAAAACCGTCCGTTACGTACAGACGCGTAACCCGTATCGTTAACCACGTGGCGGTGTTTTTCTTCTCTTCTGCAAGCGTTTATTCAATGCCTGCTGGCTGATACCGAGCAACTGTGCCGCCTCACTCTGGTTACCCCCCGTCCTTTTAAGCGCCTCGTCGACAACCTGTTGTACCGCTTCCTTTATAGTCGGAAGCTCGATTCCGAACCGAATGGCGGGTTTTTCACCTTCATTCATCTCCGATTTGTTCAGAGAAAGCGTATTGTAAAAAAATCCGGGAGAAAGCGTGTGTGAATCGGACGGGATGCGGCTCATCGCATCGAGTATCAATGACTTCAATTCCCTTATATTTCCGGGAAATGAATATGCCTTAAGAAATCCGAATACTTGTGACGGGACCACCGGGATATCCCTTCCCAATTCCTCAGAGGATTGTTTTACAAAATAGTCGATAAGAAAGGGAAGATCGTCCATTCGTTCCCTGAGCGGAGGGAGATGAACATGATGTGTATACAGTCGAAAGAAAAGGTCCTTCCGAAAACCTCCGTTTTCGAACGCCTGCTTCAGATCCTTATTCGTGGCCACGATGATGCGGGCCCCCGATTGCTTCGGCATATCGGAACCAAGCGGGTAATATTGACCTGATTCCAAAAGCCTCAGAAGCTTCACCTGGCAACTCTCGTTTAGATCACCGATTTCATCGAGAAAAAGAGTGCCCCTCGACGCGGTTTCAACCAGACCTTTTCGGCTGCTATCCGCTCCGGTAAACGCTCCCCTGACATGGCCGAAGAGTGTGTCGGTAAGGGTATTTTCATCGTATGCCGCTATATTGGCGGAAAGAAAAACATTGTCTTTCCTCCTGCTGATCACGTGTATCGCCCGCGCAATCAATTCCTTGCCGGTACCGGTTTCCCCGGTAATGAGAACCGGCTTGTCCGTTCGCGCGATCGACTCGACATAGATGAAGAGTTGTTTCATCCGCTGATTCCGGGTAATAATGTCGGTAAAGGCTTCCGGATGGTCGAGTTCCTGTGAAATGAAATGTTTCTTCAGCCTCCTGTTCTCTCTTTTGAGTTCCTCAATTTCGATCGCACGCTTTATCGTTGCGATCAGTTTGCTGTTTTCAACCGGTTTGACCAGATAATCGAACGCCCCCATTTTCATGCACCTCACGGCGGTTCCGACATCGACCGTTCCCGTTATAATGACGATCGCCAGATCGGGATATTCATCACGGATGAGGGGCATGAGGCGTTCACCGCTCATATGCGGCATTGTAAGATCGAGAAGGAGTACACCGATATCTTCTTTTGCCAGTGAGTTCATGAGTTCCCTGCTGTCGTTTATCTCTATAATATTCGAGATGCCTGTTGCCTCGAGCAGTCCGCCGAAACTCTTTATAACCGCAAGTTCATCATCGACAATACAGACGGCGAAATCAGGTTTTTTTTCTTCACTCACATATACCTCCGTCACAGCGTATGTTATCTTGCAGGCGGAAGCCTGACGATCGCTGTCGTCCATTTCCCCGATTCGGATACAATATCGAGACTGCCGCCGTGTTCGATAACGATCGAATGGGAAATAAAAAGCCCCAGACCCGTTCTGCCGGATTCACGGCGTGTCGTGAAAAACGGATCCTTGATTTTTTTCAAATTCTCCTGAGATATCCCCTCCCCCTGATCGGAGACATGAATCTCAATCATGTCATTGTCCCGATTGAAACGGGTATTGATCGAAACGCCCATTTCCGGATCGACCAGGGCCTGGCATGCATTTTCGATCAGATTAATGACCACCTGTTCCAGACGCCGGAAATTTCCTTTTACCGGCGGAATATGTTCTCCATAACGCACCTCATGATGCGGCGTTGTCTTCCTGATAAACGGCTGAATCAATGTCATTGCCGCCCTGACCACTGCATTGATGTCGAGGATCTCATCGGCATTCGATTCCTCACTGCGATAATAGCTTTTAAGATCACTCACGATCGTATCGATCTTTTTTGAACTGTCGGAAATACCCTTTATATAATCGAGCATATCCTTTCTCACGCTCGAATACTTCAATCCGGAAAGAAGGAAATCCCCATTGTCACGGTAATATTGCTCCAGAATCGGCAACATCGATTTCCATGTTTCCGAGAGAATATGGGCATATGTCATGATCGCCTGATTCGGATTATTGATCTCGTGGGCGACACCGGAAACCAGTATCCCAAGCGAGGCCAGTCTGTTCGCCTGGATAAGCCGCTCTTCCTGTATTC contains:
- a CDS encoding chemotaxis protein CheW; translated protein: MSVAEKVKSFQCLTFTLGDEVFAVDIMKIQQILDFTRITKVPKTPDFMRGVINLRGSVVPVVDLRLKFGMEQTEQSIDTCIIVMEISFGKETTVLGALADSVQEVIELEPDQIEEVPKIGTTLNTEFIKGMGKKGESFIIILDIDSVFSDSEIDTVKSVKAQAEGIREEDSGKK
- a CDS encoding ATP-binding protein; translation: MVNRVVQETEKFLKVYGIRQYMNLLLVLRELLIIAIVGNDENETDNLIKCRISNCSGARFKIEIEDQGGGFEYGMLDRSIVNTRVPVKNKGYLLVSMLSDDIEVTPALNKVTVYVTCG
- a CDS encoding sigma-54-dependent Fis family transcriptional regulator; its protein translation is MSEEKKPDFAVCIVDDELAVIKSFGGLLEATGISNIIEINDSRELMNSLAKEDIGVLLLDLTMPHMSGERLMPLIRDEYPDLAIVIITGTVDVGTAVRCMKMGAFDYLVKPVENSKLIATIKRAIEIEELKRENRRLKKHFISQELDHPEAFTDIITRNQRMKQLFIYVESIARTDKPVLITGETGTGKELIARAIHVISRRKDNVFLSANIAAYDENTLTDTLFGHVRGAFTGADSSRKGLVETASRGTLFLDEIGDLNESCQVKLLRLLESGQYYPLGSDMPKQSGARIIVATNKDLKQAFENGGFRKDLFFRLYTHHVHLPPLRERMDDLPFLIDYFVKQSSEELGRDIPVVPSQVFGFLKAYSFPGNIRELKSLILDAMSRIPSDSHTLSPGFFYNTLSLNKSEMNEGEKPAIRFGIELPTIKEAVQQVVDEALKRTGGNQSEAAQLLGISQQALNKRLQKRRKTPPRG